In one window of Pseudomonadales bacterium DNA:
- a CDS encoding TerB family tellurite resistance protein, which produces MFKSLKALFEQTTEQLDASNSFSEVELAAAALLTEVAYADDDFADAEKQLLKTILHDQFHISPELILELIETAEQTIQDSIDHYQFTKHITSHYDYQGRCKVLAALWSMAYADKVLDAMEEHRIRHIAELLSVDHSDFIRLKIQARDQA; this is translated from the coding sequence ATGTTTAAATCTTTAAAAGCCCTTTTTGAACAAACCACTGAGCAACTCGACGCCAGCAACAGTTTCAGTGAAGTCGAATTAGCTGCAGCAGCCTTATTAACTGAAGTTGCCTATGCTGACGATGACTTTGCAGATGCAGAAAAGCAGCTGCTAAAAACCATACTGCACGATCAATTTCATATATCACCCGAGCTTATCCTCGAGCTTATTGAAACAGCTGAACAAACCATTCAAGACAGTATCGATCATTACCAATTCACAAAACACATAACATCCCATTATGATTATCAAGGTCGCTGTAAAGTGCTCGCAGCACTCTGGTCTATGGCTTATGCTGACAAGGTCTTAGATGCTATGGAAGAACACCGTATTCGTCATATCGCAGAGTTACTGAGCGTTGATCACAGTGATTTTA
- the nhaD gene encoding sodium:proton antiporter NhaD: MIFFIAYVLVILEEKIHMRKSKPVMLSAGIIWALIAWIYHQNGFDHTVEEAIRHNFLEYVELFFFLLVAMTYINAMVERGVFDALRDKLIDMRLSYRQLFWVTGILAFIISPIADNLTTALIMCAVILAVGENKPEFVSLSCINIVVAANAGGAFSPFGDITTLMVWQKGIMPFFDFFHLFVPSIVNFIVPAAIMQFYISTELPAPKAESMSPLRYGGIHIIILFLTTIVLAISFHTLLHIPPVFGMMTGLALLKFFGFYLRMSRRVPFDNVMAPPGSANNGRFDVFDRVAKAEWDTLFFFYGVIMSVGGLAFIGYLSLASSYIYGDLGPAVANILVGIISAIVDNIPVMFAVLTMQPEMSQFHWLLVTLTAGVGGSLLSVGSAAGVALMGQAKGQYTFFAHLKWTPVIALGYAASIVCHYWINANLH; encoded by the coding sequence ATGATTTTTTTTATCGCTTATGTTTTGGTGATCCTGGAAGAAAAAATCCATATGCGCAAATCAAAACCCGTTATGCTATCTGCTGGCATTATCTGGGCACTAATCGCCTGGATTTATCATCAGAACGGTTTTGATCACACCGTTGAAGAGGCAATTCGCCATAACTTTCTCGAGTACGTTGAGCTATTTTTCTTTTTATTAGTTGCCATGACTTACATCAACGCCATGGTTGAACGCGGCGTCTTCGATGCCTTGCGAGATAAACTGATTGATATGCGGTTAAGCTACCGGCAACTGTTTTGGGTAACCGGTATTTTAGCTTTCATCATTTCACCCATTGCCGATAACCTAACGACTGCATTAATTATGTGTGCTGTCATTTTAGCGGTTGGTGAAAACAAACCCGAGTTTGTATCTTTATCCTGCATCAATATTGTTGTTGCAGCCAATGCCGGTGGTGCGTTCAGCCCATTTGGTGATATTACGACGCTGATGGTTTGGCAGAAAGGCATCATGCCATTTTTTGATTTTTTTCATTTATTTGTACCATCAATTGTGAATTTTATCGTGCCCGCTGCGATTATGCAGTTTTACATCAGCACCGAATTGCCGGCGCCAAAAGCTGAATCAATGAGCCCGCTGCGTTACGGCGGCATTCATATCATTATTTTATTCTTAACCACCATCGTGCTTGCGATCAGTTTCCATACCCTGCTGCATATTCCACCCGTGTTTGGCATGATGACTGGCCTTGCATTACTTAAGTTTTTTGGCTTCTACCTTCGTATGAGCCGCCGTGTACCGTTTGATAATGTTATGGCACCGCCAGGCTCTGCGAATAATGGCCGCTTTGATGTGTTTGACCGCGTGGCGAAAGCCGAGTGGGACACGCTGTTTTTTTTCTATGGCGTCATCATGTCTGTCGGTGGATTAGCCTTCATCGGTTATCTTAGTCTCGCATCCAGCTATATCTACGGTGATCTTGGCCCTGCCGTAGCCAATATTTTAGTCGGCATTATATCTGCGATTGTAGACAATATACCGGTAATGTTTGCCGTGCTTACCATGCAGCCTGAGATGTCGCAGTTTCATTGGTTGTTGGTGACCTTAACCGCAGGTGTCGGCGGCAGCTTACTCTCTGTTGGCTCAGCAGCAGGCGTTGCGCTCATGGGGCAAGCCAAGGGTCAATACACGTTTTTTGCTCATTTAAAATGGACGCCCGTGATAGCATTGGGCTATGCCGCCAGTATTGTTTGCCATTACTGGATTAACGCCAATCTGCATTAA
- a CDS encoding pantoate--beta-alanine ligase — protein MHTVQSIAALQSIIKEARDQQQGIGFVPTMGNLHQGHLNLVNVAKAQCDFVVVSIYVNPLQFGANEDLDKYPRTLADDQAKLEALGVDALFTPDTAVIYPEGLAAHSKVTVPKLGDFHCGATRPGHFDGVTTIVNKLLNIVQADIAVFGEKDFQQLAIIKKMVNDLCMPTHIVSVPTTRADDGLALSSRNQYLDAQQRATAPLIYQTLKACQQSLQTTHELTPSALEQLRTESCEQLQAAGFMVDYLNIVDAISLQPLRPETQSIVVLLAAYLGNTRLIDNICFDR, from the coding sequence ATGCACACCGTTCAGTCAATTGCTGCCCTGCAAAGCATTATTAAAGAGGCTAGAGACCAGCAACAAGGCATCGGCTTTGTGCCAACCATGGGTAATTTACACCAAGGCCACTTAAACTTAGTGAATGTTGCCAAAGCGCAGTGCGACTTCGTGGTTGTGAGCATTTATGTTAACCCACTGCAGTTTGGCGCTAATGAAGATCTTGACAAATACCCACGCACCTTAGCAGACGATCAAGCAAAGCTTGAGGCGCTTGGGGTTGATGCGCTTTTCACACCGGATACAGCAGTCATCTACCCAGAAGGTTTAGCGGCACACAGCAAAGTCACCGTGCCCAAGCTAGGTGATTTTCACTGTGGCGCAACAAGGCCTGGACACTTTGATGGCGTAACCACCATAGTTAATAAGTTATTGAATATTGTACAAGCCGATATTGCCGTTTTTGGTGAGAAAGACTTCCAGCAATTGGCGATCATTAAAAAAATGGTCAACGACTTATGTATGCCAACGCATATAGTAAGTGTACCTACAACTCGTGCCGATGATGGCCTAGCACTTAGCTCTCGCAATCAGTATTTAGACGCGCAGCAGCGTGCGACTGCGCCGCTAATTTACCAAACTTTAAAAGCCTGCCAGCAGTCTCTACAAACTACTCACGAGCTCACGCCATCGGCGCTAGAGCAGCTGCGAACAGAGTCCTGTGAGCAATTACAAGCGGCGGGTTTTATGGTCGATTATTTAAACATCGTTGACGCAATCTCTTTGCAGCCCTTGCGTCCAGAGACTCAATCCATAGTAGTATTATTGGCCGCCTATCTTGGAAACACCCGACTTATCGACAATATTTGCTTTGACCGCTAG
- the panB gene encoding 3-methyl-2-oxobutanoate hydroxymethyltransferase: MKPVTVATLLQKKIEQQKFSMVAAYDAIFARAINQAGVDIILVGDSLGMVLQGKETTVSVSIEDMAYHTACVAAGNSHCLIIADMPFMSYTSTEDAVKHARQLMQSGGHMIKMEGGQHLAATISTLVAAGVPVCAHIGLTPQTVNILGGYKVQGRGEAQAQHLIDDAIALEQAGAQVILLECVPEEVAARVDQAVSVPTIGIGAGKYTTGQVLVLHDLLGLNTQPAKFVKNFMQDADSIQAAIAAYHQAVVEQSFPAAEHCFR, from the coding sequence ATGAAGCCAGTGACAGTAGCAACGTTGTTACAAAAGAAGATAGAACAGCAAAAATTCAGCATGGTTGCTGCCTATGATGCAATTTTTGCACGCGCCATTAATCAAGCAGGCGTTGATATCATCTTGGTCGGTGATTCATTAGGTATGGTGCTGCAAGGTAAAGAAACTACGGTTAGCGTCAGTATTGAGGATATGGCTTACCACACCGCCTGCGTTGCAGCTGGCAATTCACATTGCTTGATAATCGCTGACATGCCGTTTATGTCCTATACCAGCACGGAAGATGCCGTCAAACATGCGCGCCAATTGATGCAGTCTGGCGGCCATATGATCAAAATGGAAGGTGGCCAACATCTAGCTGCAACCATAAGTACGCTTGTCGCCGCTGGCGTTCCCGTGTGCGCGCATATTGGCTTAACCCCGCAAACTGTGAATATACTTGGTGGCTATAAGGTGCAGGGTCGTGGCGAAGCTCAGGCTCAACATTTGATTGACGATGCTATCGCCCTAGAACAAGCCGGTGCGCAGGTTATTTTATTGGAATGTGTACCTGAAGAGGTTGCCGCACGAGTTGATCAAGCGGTATCTGTGCCCACGATCGGCATCGGTGCAGGCAAATATACAACGGGCCAAGTATTGGTTTTGCATGACTTATTGGGCCTGAACACCCAACCGGCAAAATTTGTCAAAAACTTTATGCAAGATGCTGACTCTATTCAAGCAGCTATTGCCGCATATCATCAAGCAGTGGTTGAGCAATCATTTCCAGCCGCTGAACACTGTTTTCGTTAA